The stretch of DNA ATTGTCAGTAACGAAACCAATCGCTCTATTTACAAATTCCCCGCCCGCCTGTCAAATGCTGCCGTAATCAGTGTCGTAACACTGTCGTAAAATTTAAACAAGCTCaaatcagattcagattcaTTTGTGGGAAAATTACATGCGAGCAAATGAATAATTTTCATCATGATGTAGTCATCACAGACAAAACACCAACGCGTTAAGTACTTATTTTTTCATGGAATTCctgtagaggaggaggatccGTCACCTGATCTGACTACGACCAGCTGGGAAAACATGGCGTCTGTCATTGGATGGGAAGCTACATGTCACACTTCTGTCTGTTTCGCGGCGTTGCACTCGTACCGATGTACAGCTTTTTAGACCAGAATAGGATAACGTGATGGACACTACCTACAAGGACGCAAAAAGAGGAAGACGGTGGttccattttacatttttttccttctctgcacgGCATGAGTGGTCTGATGTCTGCCCGAACCGTATCGGCGCGATTCCTTTTGTTAGCCGGTTTGTATCTCCACTTATGTGGCTACAGTTATTCTAATTTTTAAATCTTCCCCTAAAAGCACGGGTTGTCATTGGGCTGTCATTGAAACATTCTTGAGATATAATCAGATTGTTTTGACTGGTTCTTATTGAATAGCTGCATCCTTTTCAGAGTTATATCACCTGTAACTCTTTATTGAAATGTGTGCTGCAAAATAGACACTCGAAATTTATTTTAAACGGCTTCCCACTAATGCAGTGATCGACAACTGATGTTGATGGTTGTGCTGCACTGTGCATTGTGCTGCTCATGCCTCTCTCAACATCACCACTATGATAGGATCACCTGATGTGGTGGCACTCACTAAAGAGGATGAGTATTTAGTGACAGATCCAGACCCCTGGGTTCTGCCCAAGGAGTTCAACATCCCCCTCCAACCACAGAATGACCTCAATCCCTGGGCAAAAACCTCATATGCCAAGTTCACCAAAGACTTCATCCTCATCTCAGAGTTCTCTGAGCAGGTGGGCCCTCAGCCTCTCCTCACTATTCCCGATGACCCCAAAGTCTGTGGCACCTTCGACCTCAATTACTTCTCCCTGCGCATCATGTCAGTGGACTACCAGGCTTCATTTGTGGGGCACCCACCTGGCACCGGCTACCCAAGGCTCAGCTTTGTGGAGGACTCCAGGGTGGTGCTGGGTGACTCGAAGGAGGGGGCCTTTGCCTATGTCCACCATCTTACACTTTACGACCTGGAGGCGAGGGGCTTCGTGCGACCGTTCTGCATGGCATATGTCTCAGCGGACGAGAGGAAGATCATGCTCCAGTTTCAGGAGCTGTCCCTCCGCTTCTCGCAGGCCTCTGAGTGTCTGAAGGCTGGAAACAGGAGAGCATTCGCTAAAGAACTCCAGCGGAAGCTCCGGGACCTTGAGTAAGAACGACATTACAACCTGTGATTATCAATAAATGTTTAGAATTATTTTCTCACCTGTCAGCACTTGTTAGCAACATCAAGTGAATTATAATGTAGATGCTGAAGCCTGCTTTGTTTCTTGCTTTTATGCTGGTGACACGATAGTAAGCGTTATTCAATGGACAGATTTTTGCCAGTGGCGTGAAGTCGTCCGACCTCAGATGTATCAGTAActgttttctgtctgcagatacacacactccgtgctgcagagggaggaaggcctgcagagggaggcggggCCTCGGTGTGTATATTCCGCTCATGCTGTGGAAAAGGCCAATGAGCTCGCAAACGTGGAAAAGAGCATCTATGAACACAGGGACCTGTTGAGGCAGATCAGCTCCTACCATCAACGTCCTCGCCGAGATCCTCATGCTGTCACCTGCCAAAAGTGCGTCACGGAGTGCTTGAACGAATGCGAGGAGCTGTTAAACAAATACGGCAAGCTTGCCAGCCTCTTTACCTGTGGCGCCAATGAGAGGCGGGGTGAGGACGGAGAAGGTGAACGGGGggatgaaagagaggaagggtgcgaggaggaagatgaagccaTCAAGCGACGGCCGTCCTACACGCCACAATTGATCAAAGCCAAATCAGCAAAGTGTTTTGACAAGCGTCTGAAGACTCTTCAAGAGCTGTGTGACGATACTTTCTACAAGGCCACTATAGAcctcctgcaggagacagagaagGTTTTTAGAGGGGATCTGAGCAATCTTCACACGCGTCGGCTGGAGAGGGATCTTTGTCGGAAACAGAACCCAACCAATTTTCTGTTTGAGGAGAATCTCGatgctgatgaggatgaagcgGGAAGACTGAGACCCCTCTGTGCTGTGAACCATGCTGTACATAATGACGAACTCTCAAATCCTCCCCCTACTGTGGTACTTAAAGACCTTGATGCTAAAGAGCCTTCAGATCTCCTAGGGCTGGTGGAGAGCCATCTAGAATCTTCTGCTTCGGACCAGACTCCAGAAACCCAAGAGAGCtcagaagaaacaaaaggaagTTTCAGTAGTGAAAAGAGTGGGAAAtaccaggcagaaaaacaacaggattTGGCATCTGAAGCTGCCGATTCTGACCCCAGCCACGATCTTAACACCGACCCAGACAGGGAGACCAGCAGTGAAGAGATTGACACCACTAATGGGGATGATGAGGGTGACCAGACACCTGTGTCTTTGCTGGAAGTGGTGTCTgagctggaggacactgacACTGCAACTGATGACATTTGTGTCGTGCAGTCCGATATGTTGGTTCCTATAGACACAGCTTGTTGTATGGCCCAAGAAAGTCTCCTTTACGAAGCTTCAGCACCAGAGATgcctcaccatcatcaaagcTCCCACCTTCAACGCTCTGCTGATCAGGTAGTCAACCAGGAGCCCCAGTCCCTGCTTCCACTGCCAGATGAGTATGCGGTGGGCTATCCTCCCTCAGAAAGTGTCACCACCAATGGGTTGGAGCTTCCCGTAGGAATGCATGGAGATACTGTTTCCCGCAGCTCAGCGGAGGATGGGTCAGACTGTACCATGAGTGTGTCCATAGGGACAGGTCAGGCTGCCTCAACTCTTGGTTATGGAGGTTCCAGGTCCATGTGTCACCGGAAGAAGGTGGGCCAAGGAGCCTTGAGGTTTGTGCGGCAGTATCCCTTTGCTATGCAAGCGATTTGGTGTCTACTGAGTGGTCGCAGCCTGGTTGTGCTCGGGGCCGACGAAGGTCGCGTCCGCCGGCTGGTAGCTGCTCTGGCCCTCTTTGTGCCTGCTCCTGGGAAATGTGGAGAGAGGG from Takifugu flavidus isolate HTHZ2018 chromosome 18, ASM371156v2, whole genome shotgun sequence encodes:
- the smcr8a gene encoding guanine nucleotide exchange protein smcr8a isoform X1, translating into MIGSPDVVALTKEDEYLVTDPDPWVLPKEFNIPLQPQNDLNPWAKTSYAKFTKDFILISEFSEQVGPQPLLTIPDDPKVCGTFDLNYFSLRIMSVDYQASFVGHPPGTGYPRLSFVEDSRVVLGDSKEGAFAYVHHLTLYDLEARGFVRPFCMAYVSADERKIMLQFQELSLRFSQASECLKAGNRRAFAKELQRKLRDLEYTHSVLQREEGLQREAGPRCVYSAHAVEKANELANVEKSIYEHRDLLRQISSYHQRPRRDPHAVTCQKCVTECLNECEELLNKYGKLASLFTCGANERRGEDGEGERGDEREEGCEEEDEAIKRRPSYTPQLIKAKSAKCFDKRLKTLQELCDDTFYKATIDLLQETEKVFRGDLSNLHTRRLERDLCRKQNPTNFLFEENLDADEDEAGRLRPLCAVNHAVHNDELSNPPPTVVLKDLDAKEPSDLLGLVESHLESSASDQTPETQESSEETKGSFSSEKSGKYQAEKQQDLASEAADSDPSHDLNTDPDRETSSEEIDTTNGDDEGDQTPVSLLEVVSELEDTDTATDDICVVQSDMLVPIDTACCMAQESLLYEASAPEMPHHHQSSHLQRSADQVVNQEPQSLLPLPDEYAVGYPPSESVTTNGLELPVGMHGDTVSRSSAEDGSDCTMSVSIGTGQAASTLGYGGSRSMCHRKKVGQGALRFVRQYPFAMQAIWCLLSGRSLVVLGADEGRVRRLVAALALFVPAPGKCGERVQPWLSCPITLTDLQRWKLIGLQRVASPLGASVLYSLSRYSRYISILDADQKTLRCPPYCGQLLANIADHRTFIRRGSTYFLHLQSTLCRLAAKAFLYTFTHHLHLPVSSTEGPEAVEGRRRCFLQDQLGLGEEDRQIVLYLSQLITRHYLQPDAGTTTASAPFSFDYTSSIFYKI
- the smcr8a gene encoding guanine nucleotide exchange protein smcr8a isoform X2; translated protein: MIGSPDVVALTKEDEYLVTDPDPWVLPKEFNIPLQPQNDLNPWAKTSYAKFTKDFILISEFSEQVGPQPLLTIPDDPKVCGTFDLNYFSLRIMSVDYQASFVGHPPGTGYPRLSFVEDSRVVLGDSKEGAFAYVHHLTLYDLEARGFVRPFCMAYVSADERKIMLQFQELSLRFSQASECLKAGNRRAFAKELQRKLRDLEYTHSVLQREEGLQREAGPRCVYSAHAVEKANELANVEKSIYEHRDLLRQISSYHQRPRRDPHAVTCQKCVTECLNECEELLNKYGKLASLFTCGANERRGEDGEGERGDEREEGCEEEDEAIKRRPSYTPQLIKAKSAKCFDKRLKTLQELCDDTFYKATIDLLQETEKVFRGDLSNLHTRRLERDLCRKQNPTNFLFEENLDADEDEAGRLRPLCAVNHAVHNDELSNPPPTVVLKDLDAKEPSDLLGLVESHLESSASDQTPETQESSEETKGSFSSEKSGKYQAEKQQDLASEAADSDPSHDLNTDPDRETSSEEIDTTNGDDEGDQTPVSLLEVVSELEDTDTATDDICVVQSDMLVPIDTACCMAQESLLYEASAPEMPHHHQSSHLQRSADQVVNQEPQSLLPLPDEYAVGYPPSESVTTNGLELPVGMHGDTVSRSSAEDGSDCTMSVSIGTGQAASTLGYGGSRSMCHRKKVGQGALRFVRQYPFAMQAIWCLLSGRSLVVLGADEGRVRRLVAALALFVPAPGKCGERVQPWLSCPITLTDLQRWKLIGLQSLSSGR